The Mycolicibacterium mucogenicum DSM 44124 genomic sequence AGCCGCTCGGCTTCGACTTGTCCGAACCGAAGCTGCGTCGCGCCGGGTTGGACTACCACGACCTGGCGTCGGTGACGGTGCACCCCGATCTAGAGACCGCGTGGCAGGCACTCATGCCGGCGCGGGTGTTCGCCTTTACCGCGCACGCGAATTCGTCGTTCGCCGACGTGACCTACCAGGCGGACGACGTGTTGATGTTCGGGCCCGAGCCCACCGGGCTGGACGCCGA encodes the following:
- a CDS encoding tRNA (cytidine(34)-2'-O)-methyltransferase; protein product: MVAATGAELHLVEPLGFDLSEPKLRRAGLDYHDLASVTVHPDLETAWQALMPARVFAFTAHANSSFADVTYQADDVLMFGPEPTGLDAETLADPHITQQVRIPMIPGRRSLNLSNAAAVAVYEAWRQLGFAEGI